A section of the Streptomyces sp. SCL15-4 genome encodes:
- a CDS encoding PH domain-containing protein, protein MTPPDHADDGIPERAPVIERRLHPVTPLRRAWAPLAVLAGWAVHDPNGTQEQLARLTDTMLLLGLAVLVPAAGLYGFLSWWFTHYAVTDTELRIRTGLLFRRTAHIRLERVQAVDVSRPLLARVAGVAKLRIDVVGADDKDELAFLGEREARALRAELLARAAGFAPEAAREVGEAPAHILLRVPARELARSLVLTGATWGSLCAALVVPTVLWLVTHNLWTVLATALPLLGTAGASSAGRFVTEFDWTVSESPDGLRIDHGLLDRAHETVPPGRVQTVRIVEPLLWRGRGWVRVELDVAGSDNSVLIPVAPRAVAESVLARVLPGMTVPPELSPVPRRARWCVPVWWRGHRLAVTGTVFAARSGLLCRRLSLVPHAKVQSVRLTQGPWERCWKLADVHVDTGAGKTVMARLRDAEEAARLLAEQAERSRTGRRDAPPDRWMTAG, encoded by the coding sequence GTGACGCCCCCGGACCACGCCGATGACGGCATACCGGAGCGCGCGCCCGTCATCGAGCGCCGGCTGCACCCGGTCACGCCCCTGCGCCGGGCGTGGGCGCCGCTCGCCGTGCTGGCCGGCTGGGCCGTGCACGACCCGAACGGCACGCAGGAACAGCTCGCGCGGCTGACCGACACCATGCTCCTGCTGGGGCTCGCGGTGCTGGTGCCGGCGGCCGGCCTCTACGGCTTCCTGTCCTGGTGGTTCACGCACTACGCGGTCACCGACACCGAGCTGCGGATACGCACCGGCCTGCTGTTCCGGCGCACCGCGCACATCCGGCTGGAGCGCGTGCAGGCCGTGGACGTCTCCCGTCCGCTCCTCGCACGGGTGGCGGGCGTCGCCAAGCTGCGCATCGACGTCGTGGGCGCCGACGACAAGGACGAACTGGCCTTCCTCGGCGAGCGCGAGGCGCGCGCCCTGCGCGCGGAGCTGCTCGCGCGCGCGGCCGGTTTCGCTCCCGAGGCGGCGCGTGAGGTCGGAGAAGCGCCGGCGCACATCCTGCTGCGCGTGCCTGCGCGCGAGCTGGCGCGCTCGCTGGTGCTGACGGGCGCCACCTGGGGCTCGCTGTGCGCCGCGCTGGTCGTCCCGACCGTGCTGTGGCTCGTCACGCACAACCTGTGGACGGTCCTCGCCACCGCCCTGCCGCTGCTCGGCACGGCCGGGGCGAGCAGTGCGGGCCGGTTCGTCACCGAATTCGACTGGACGGTGAGCGAGTCCCCGGACGGGCTGCGCATCGACCACGGTCTGCTGGACCGCGCGCACGAGACGGTGCCGCCCGGCCGGGTGCAGACCGTACGGATCGTGGAACCGCTGCTGTGGCGGGGGCGCGGCTGGGTGCGGGTGGAGCTGGACGTGGCGGGGTCCGACAACTCCGTGCTGATACCGGTCGCCCCGCGCGCGGTCGCCGAGTCGGTCCTCGCGCGCGTGCTGCCCGGCATGACGGTGCCGCCGGAGCTGTCGCCGGTGCCGCGCCGGGCCCGGTGGTGCGTGCCGGTGTGGTGGCGCGGGCACCGGCTGGCGGTCACCGGCACGGTGTTCGCCGCCCGCAGCGGCCTGCTGTGCCGCCGGCTCTCGCTGGTCCCGCACGCCAAGGTGCAGAGCGTACGGCTCACCCAGGGGCCCTGGGAGCGCTGCTGGAAACTCGCCGACGTACACGTGGACACCGGGGCCGGAAAGACCGTCATGGCCCGGCTGCGGGACGCCGAAGAGGCCGCGCGGCTCCTCGCCGAGCAGGCGGAGAGGTCCCGTACGGGCCGCAGGGACGCACCGCCGGACCGTTGGATGACGGCCGGCTGA
- a CDS encoding alpha/beta hydrolase, which yields MGLTSNKVLWLAIVIAAVLFIGTVWLWPRLARQNWRTVSGRIGLLLSTQVALFASVGLAANQAFGFYASWADLFGTETGQGVVVDHSVHGTAGGPLQVTSASEVPGVRATRPERGGQIQKVDIVGRTTRIATPAYVYLPPEYFQPQYRTRTFPTAVVLTGYPGTARALVDKLNYPSTAQRLAGDGRVQPMILVMMRPTVAPPRDTECVDVPGGPQTETFFAKDLPDAVLGHYRAGKRPGGWGIIGDSTGGYCALKLAMHHPDVYAAGAGLSPYYKAPIDPTTGDLFHGDTRLRNRADLFWLLRHEPAPDTSLLVTSSKVGEHNYKSTLDFIQRVQATDRTRISSVILDSGGHNFNTWRREIPPTLQWISGRLVER from the coding sequence ATGGGTCTCACGAGCAACAAAGTGCTGTGGCTGGCGATAGTGATCGCCGCCGTGCTGTTCATCGGCACGGTGTGGCTGTGGCCGCGCCTGGCCCGGCAGAACTGGCGGACGGTCAGCGGGCGGATCGGCCTGCTGCTGTCCACCCAGGTGGCGCTCTTCGCCTCCGTCGGCCTCGCCGCCAACCAGGCCTTCGGCTTCTATGCCAGCTGGGCCGACCTGTTCGGCACGGAGACCGGGCAGGGCGTGGTCGTCGACCACTCGGTCCACGGCACGGCCGGCGGCCCGCTCCAGGTGACCTCCGCCTCCGAGGTGCCCGGCGTGCGCGCCACGCGGCCGGAGCGGGGCGGGCAGATCCAGAAGGTGGACATCGTCGGCCGGACGACCCGCATCGCGACCCCGGCGTACGTGTACCTGCCGCCGGAGTACTTCCAGCCGCAGTACCGCACGCGTACGTTCCCGACGGCCGTCGTGCTGACCGGCTACCCGGGCACCGCGCGGGCGCTGGTGGACAAGCTGAACTATCCGAGCACCGCGCAGCGGCTGGCCGGGGACGGGCGGGTGCAGCCGATGATCCTGGTGATGATGCGGCCGACCGTGGCACCGCCGCGCGACACCGAGTGCGTGGACGTTCCGGGCGGGCCGCAGACGGAGACGTTCTTCGCCAAGGATCTGCCGGACGCCGTCCTCGGTCACTACCGGGCCGGCAAGCGGCCGGGCGGCTGGGGCATCATCGGCGACTCCACCGGCGGCTACTGCGCGCTCAAGCTCGCCATGCACCACCCGGACGTGTACGCGGCCGGCGCGGGCCTGTCGCCGTACTACAAGGCGCCGATCGACCCCACGACCGGCGACCTCTTCCACGGCGACACCAGGCTGCGCAACCGGGCCGACCTGTTCTGGCTGCTGCGGCACGAGCCCGCGCCGGACACCTCGCTGCTCGTCACCAGCAGCAAGGTGGGCGAGCACAACTACAAGTCCACGCTGGACTTCATCCAGCGGGTGCAGGCCACCGACCGGACCCGGATCTCGTCGGTCATCCTCGACAGCGGCGGCCACAACTTCAACACCTGGCGGCGCGAGATCCCGCCGACGCTCCAGTGGATCAGCGGCCGGCTCGTCGAGCGCTGA
- a CDS encoding phosphatidylglycerol lysyltransferase domain-containing protein: protein MSGGVPGRSSRGRRLLRGPRPEAVPVLVGRAATLVGLLDIAAGVFPRFRHSRMHALAEVLPGSFGPFAAALSLSAGVLLLLLAHGLKRRKRRAWRAAVALLPAGAAAQFAYRHSLVGALIAVVLLVPLLRHRDQFGALPDPRSRWRALANFVLMSAGSVLLGLLIVSVHPGRTIGDPSLADRLTHVIYGLFGFEGPVDYQGNTSWTVAFSLGALGWITAATTAYLAFRPEHPAARLTEDDEAKLRALLDRHGGRDSLGHFALRRDKAVVFSPSGKAAVTYRVVSGVMLASGDPIGDVEAWPGAIERFMDEARAHSWTPAVMGCSETGGEVWTRETGLDALELGDEAVVDVADFSLAGRAMRNVRQMVKRIERAGYETRVRRIRDLGDAELERIRRAAEDWRGTDTERGFSMALGRIGDPSDGDCLIATAHKQDDEPGEYGDLKAILHFVPWGKDGVSLDLMRRDRAADPGMNELLIVAALQAAPKFGIARVSLNFAMFRSALARGEKIGAGPVLRAWRGLLVFLSRWFQIESLYKFNAKFQPRWEPRFVVYRAPADLPRIGFAAMQAEGFVNLAVPLPRFLRRRRTAAGRPCAHMGERDVRAA, encoded by the coding sequence GTGTCGGGCGGGGTTCCGGGCCGCTCAAGCCGCGGGCGGCGCCTGCTGCGCGGTCCGCGCCCCGAGGCCGTTCCCGTTCTGGTCGGCCGGGCGGCCACGCTCGTGGGCCTCCTGGACATCGCCGCAGGGGTCTTCCCGCGCTTCAGGCACAGCCGTATGCACGCCCTGGCCGAGGTGCTGCCGGGCTCGTTCGGGCCGTTCGCGGCGGCGCTCTCGCTCAGCGCGGGCGTGCTGTTGCTGCTGCTCGCGCACGGGCTCAAGCGGCGCAAGCGCCGGGCGTGGCGGGCCGCGGTGGCGTTGCTCCCGGCGGGCGCGGCGGCACAGTTCGCGTACCGGCACTCGCTCGTCGGCGCGCTCATCGCGGTCGTCCTGCTCGTGCCGCTGCTGCGCCACCGGGACCAGTTCGGCGCCCTGCCGGACCCGCGCAGCCGCTGGCGCGCCCTCGCCAACTTCGTGCTCATGAGCGCCGGTTCCGTCCTCCTCGGCCTCCTCATCGTCAGCGTCCACCCGGGCCGCACGATCGGCGACCCGAGCCTGGCCGACCGGCTGACGCACGTCATCTACGGCCTGTTCGGCTTCGAGGGCCCGGTCGACTACCAGGGCAACACCTCCTGGACGGTGGCGTTCTCCCTCGGCGCGCTCGGCTGGATCACCGCGGCGACCACCGCCTACCTCGCCTTCCGCCCGGAGCACCCGGCCGCGCGCCTGACCGAGGACGACGAGGCGAAGCTGCGCGCCCTGCTGGACAGGCACGGCGGCCGGGACTCGCTCGGCCACTTCGCGCTGCGCCGCGACAAGGCCGTGGTGTTCTCGCCGAGCGGCAAGGCCGCGGTCACCTACCGGGTCGTCTCCGGTGTGATGCTCGCCAGCGGCGACCCCATCGGGGACGTCGAGGCCTGGCCGGGTGCCATCGAGCGCTTCATGGACGAGGCCCGGGCGCACTCCTGGACGCCCGCCGTCATGGGCTGTTCGGAGACCGGCGGCGAGGTGTGGACCCGCGAGACCGGTCTGGACGCCCTGGAGCTGGGCGACGAGGCGGTGGTGGACGTGGCGGATTTCTCGCTCGCCGGACGCGCGATGCGCAACGTGCGCCAGATGGTCAAGCGCATCGAGCGGGCCGGCTACGAAACCCGGGTACGGCGCATCCGTGACCTCGGCGACGCCGAGCTGGAGCGGATCCGCCGGGCGGCGGAGGACTGGCGCGGCACGGACACCGAGCGCGGCTTCTCCATGGCGCTCGGCCGCATCGGCGACCCGTCCGACGGCGACTGCCTGATCGCCACCGCGCACAAGCAGGACGACGAGCCGGGCGAGTACGGCGACCTGAAGGCGATCCTGCACTTCGTGCCGTGGGGCAAGGACGGCGTCTCGCTGGACCTGATGCGCCGCGACCGCGCCGCCGACCCGGGCATGAACGAGCTGCTGATCGTCGCCGCCCTCCAGGCCGCCCCGAAGTTCGGCATCGCCCGGGTCTCGCTGAACTTCGCGATGTTCCGCTCCGCCCTCGCGCGCGGGGAGAAGATCGGCGCCGGCCCGGTGCTGCGCGCCTGGCGCGGGCTGCTGGTGTTCCTCTCGCGCTGGTTCCAGATCGAGTCGCTGTACAAGTTCAACGCCAAGTTCCAGCCACGCTGGGAGCCGCGGTTCGTGGTCTACCGGGCCCCCGCCGACCTGCCCCGCATCGGCTTCGCCGCCATGCAGGCGGAGGGCTTCGTCAACCTCGCCGTGCCGCTGCCGCGCTTCCTGCGCCGGCGCCGGACGGCCGCCGGACGCCCGTGCGCGCACATGGGCGAGCGCGACGTCCGGGCCGCCTGA
- the folP gene encoding dihydropteroate synthase yields the protein MNSISGRGRVAGLPAWDRCAVMGVVNVTPDSFSDGGRWFDTTVAVKHGLDLVAQGADLVDVGGESTRPGATRVDEAEELRRVIPVVRGLASEGVVVSVDTMRASVAERSLAAGAVLVNDVSGGLADPAMIPVVAAAGAPFVVMHWRGFLQGGNVKGVYEDVVAEVVTELHARVEAVLAGGVAPDRVVVDPGLGFSKEAEHDLALLAHLDRLHALGHPLLVAASRKRFLGRVLAGPEGAPPPARERDAATAAVSALAAQAGAWAVRVHEVRATADAVRVARAVANARGTARTPGADDERGPEGAR from the coding sequence ATGAACAGCATCAGCGGGCGCGGCCGGGTGGCCGGCCTTCCGGCATGGGACCGGTGCGCGGTCATGGGGGTCGTGAACGTCACCCCCGACTCCTTCTCCGACGGCGGCCGCTGGTTCGACACCACCGTCGCCGTCAAGCACGGCCTGGACCTGGTCGCCCAGGGCGCGGACCTGGTCGACGTGGGCGGCGAGTCCACCCGGCCCGGCGCCACCCGCGTGGACGAGGCCGAGGAACTGCGCCGCGTCATCCCCGTGGTGCGCGGCCTGGCCTCCGAAGGCGTCGTCGTCTCCGTCGACACCATGCGCGCCTCCGTCGCCGAACGGTCCCTCGCGGCCGGCGCCGTCCTCGTCAACGACGTCAGCGGCGGCCTCGCCGACCCCGCGATGATCCCGGTGGTGGCCGCCGCCGGCGCCCCCTTCGTCGTCATGCACTGGCGCGGCTTCCTCCAGGGCGGCAACGTCAAGGGGGTCTACGAGGACGTCGTCGCCGAAGTCGTCACGGAGCTGCACGCGCGCGTGGAGGCCGTGCTGGCCGGCGGCGTCGCCCCGGACCGCGTCGTCGTCGACCCGGGCCTGGGCTTCTCCAAGGAGGCCGAGCACGATCTCGCCCTCCTCGCCCACCTGGACCGGCTGCACGCCCTCGGGCACCCTCTGCTGGTCGCCGCGTCCCGCAAGCGGTTCCTCGGCCGGGTCCTGGCCGGGCCCGAGGGCGCGCCCCCGCCCGCCCGGGAGCGTGACGCGGCCACGGCCGCCGTCTCCGCGCTCGCCGCGCAGGCGGGCGCCTGGGCGGTGCGCGTCCACGAGGTGCGCGCCACGGCGGACGCGGTACGGGTCGCGCGGGCCGTGGCCAACGCGCGCGGCACGGCGCGCACGCCCGGCGCGGACGACGAGCGCGGGCCGGAAGGAGCCCGGTGA
- a CDS encoding nuclear transport factor 2 family protein produces MSAPHTDVEQVEAANTAFYEALERGDFEEVSNLWLTPADLGVDESYHDPADTGVVSCVHPGWPVLTGRGEVLRSYALIMANTDYIQFFLTDVHVSVTGDTALVTCTENILSGGPAPEEGAELGPLVGQLVVATNVFRRTASGWKLWSHHASPVLTESAEDDEDDGVNGVRPDDGPLA; encoded by the coding sequence GTGAGCGCCCCCCACACCGACGTCGAGCAGGTGGAAGCCGCCAACACCGCCTTCTACGAGGCGCTGGAACGCGGCGACTTCGAAGAGGTCTCCAATCTGTGGCTGACGCCCGCGGACCTGGGCGTGGACGAGAGCTACCACGACCCCGCGGACACCGGCGTGGTCTCCTGCGTGCACCCCGGCTGGCCGGTGCTGACCGGCCGCGGCGAGGTCCTCAGGTCGTACGCCCTGATCATGGCGAACACCGACTACATCCAGTTCTTCCTCACCGATGTGCACGTCTCCGTGACCGGTGACACCGCGCTGGTGACGTGCACGGAGAACATCCTCAGCGGCGGGCCCGCCCCGGAGGAGGGCGCGGAGCTGGGGCCGCTGGTGGGCCAGCTCGTCGTCGCCACCAATGTGTTCCGGCGCACCGCCTCGGGCTGGAAGCTCTGGTCGCACCACGCCTCGCCCGTGCTGACCGAGAGCGCCGAGGACGACGAGGACGACGGCGTGAACGGCGTGCGTCCGGACGACGGCCCCCTCGCCTGA
- the folB gene encoding dihydroneopterin aldolase gives MDRVALRGLKARGHHGVFPKEREEGQTFIVDLVLGLDTRPAAADDDLSKTVHYGIVAEEVVAVVEGDPVDLIETLAERIARTCLKHEGVEEVEVCVHKPDAPITVPFDDVTVTITRSRV, from the coding sequence GTGGATCGTGTCGCGCTGCGCGGCCTCAAGGCCCGTGGGCACCACGGGGTGTTCCCCAAGGAGCGCGAGGAGGGCCAGACCTTCATCGTGGACCTCGTCCTCGGCTTGGACACCCGGCCGGCCGCGGCCGACGACGACCTGTCGAAGACCGTGCACTACGGCATCGTGGCCGAGGAGGTCGTGGCCGTGGTCGAGGGTGATCCGGTGGACCTCATCGAGACCCTCGCCGAGCGGATCGCCCGGACCTGCCTGAAGCACGAAGGGGTCGAGGAGGTCGAGGTGTGCGTCCACAAACCGGACGCGCCGATCACCGTCCCCTTCGACGACGTGACCGTCACCATCACCCGGAGCCGAGTATGA
- the folK gene encoding 2-amino-4-hydroxy-6-hydroxymethyldihydropteridine diphosphokinase, with protein MTRPFRQGHSDPTVQPVPASVVETVDAADTTLHNPQWAVISLGSNLGNRLETLQGAVDALEDTPGVRVKAVSPVYETEPWGVEPGSQPSYFNAVVVLKTTLPPASLLERAHAVEEAFHRVRDERWGPRTLDVDIVAYAEVTSDDPQLTLPHPRAHERAFVLAPWHDVDPEAKLPGRGAVAELLSAITREGVAHRGDLELRLPE; from the coding sequence ATGACCCGACCTTTCCGCCAGGGTCACAGCGACCCGACCGTCCAGCCGGTGCCCGCCTCGGTCGTCGAGACGGTGGACGCCGCCGACACGACCCTGCACAACCCCCAGTGGGCCGTGATCTCCCTCGGCTCCAACCTGGGCAACCGCCTGGAGACGCTCCAGGGGGCCGTGGACGCCCTGGAGGACACCCCGGGCGTCCGGGTGAAGGCCGTCTCGCCGGTGTACGAGACCGAGCCGTGGGGCGTCGAGCCCGGCAGCCAGCCGTCGTACTTCAACGCGGTCGTGGTGCTGAAGACGACCCTGCCTCCCGCGTCCCTGCTGGAGCGGGCGCACGCCGTCGAAGAGGCCTTCCACCGCGTGCGCGACGAGCGCTGGGGCCCGCGCACCCTGGACGTCGACATCGTCGCCTACGCCGAGGTCACCTCGGACGACCCGCAGCTCACCCTGCCCCATCCGCGCGCCCACGAACGCGCCTTCGTGCTGGCGCCCTGGCACGACGTGGACCCCGAGGCCAAGCTCCCCGGCCGCGGCGCGGTGGCCGAACTGCTGTCCGCGATCACCCGTGAGGGTGTGGCGCACCGCGGGGACCTGGAACTCCGGCTGCCCGAGTAG
- a CDS encoding DUF3180 domain-containing protein — translation MRELRIRVLAGVFVVAGVLSWAGARLWNSIGTLPSVPLAAPVVLALIAVVLLSTALSLRARLKAQRERRPGAKGVDPLMAARAVVFGQASALVAALVAGMYGGTGVLLLELLDFPARRDQAIYAGFSVLAGLAVIAAALFLERICRLPEDDDQNPPGAEPAA, via the coding sequence GTGAGAGAGCTGCGCATCAGGGTGCTGGCGGGCGTGTTCGTCGTGGCCGGCGTCCTGTCCTGGGCGGGCGCCCGCCTCTGGAACTCGATCGGGACCCTCCCGAGCGTCCCCCTGGCCGCCCCCGTGGTCCTCGCGCTGATCGCGGTGGTCCTGCTGTCGACGGCGCTCTCGCTGCGGGCCCGGCTGAAGGCCCAGCGCGAGCGCCGGCCCGGCGCCAAGGGCGTCGACCCGCTGATGGCCGCCCGTGCGGTCGTCTTCGGCCAGGCCAGCGCCCTGGTCGCGGCCCTCGTCGCCGGTATGTACGGCGGCACGGGCGTCCTCCTGCTGGAGCTGCTGGACTTCCCCGCCCGCCGCGACCAGGCGATCTACGCCGGTTTCTCGGTGCTGGCCGGGCTCGCCGTGATAGCGGCCGCGCTGTTCCTGGAGCGGATCTGCCGGCTCCCGGAGGACGACGACCAGAACCCGCCGGGAGCGGAGCCGGCGGCCTGA
- the folE gene encoding GTP cyclohydrolase I FolE, whose translation MTDPVTLDGEGHIGEFDEKRAENAVRELLIAVGEDPDREGLRETPARVARAYREIFAGLWQRPEDVLTTTFDLGHDEMVLVKDIEVYSTCEHHLVPFRGVAHVGYIPSESGKITGLSKLARLVDVYARRPQVQERLTTQIADSLMEMLEPRGVIVVVECEHMCMSMRGIRKPGAKTITSAVRGQLRHVATRNEAMSLIMAR comes from the coding sequence ATGACCGACCCGGTGACGCTGGACGGCGAGGGGCACATCGGCGAATTCGACGAGAAGCGCGCCGAGAACGCCGTACGCGAGCTGCTGATCGCGGTCGGCGAGGACCCGGACCGCGAGGGGCTCAGGGAGACGCCGGCCCGGGTCGCGCGGGCCTACCGGGAGATCTTCGCCGGTCTGTGGCAGCGGCCGGAGGACGTCCTGACGACGACGTTCGACCTCGGGCACGACGAGATGGTCCTCGTGAAGGACATCGAGGTGTACTCGACCTGCGAGCACCACCTGGTGCCGTTCCGGGGTGTCGCCCACGTCGGCTACATCCCCTCCGAGAGCGGCAAGATCACCGGACTGTCCAAGCTCGCCCGCCTGGTCGACGTCTACGCCCGCCGGCCGCAGGTGCAGGAGCGCCTCACCACGCAGATCGCGGACTCGCTGATGGAGATGCTGGAGCCGCGGGGCGTCATCGTCGTCGTCGAGTGCGAGCACATGTGCATGTCGATGCGCGGCATCCGCAAGCCGGGCGCGAAGACCATAACGTCCGCCGTGCGCGGTCAGCTGCGGCACGTCGCCACGCGCAACGAGGCCATGAGCCTGATCATGGCGCGCTGA
- the ftsH gene encoding ATP-dependent zinc metalloprotease FtsH translates to MDVKRYFRGPVMWIVLAVLAVVVLMQVVGSSGGYKTVDTGQVVAAINDNKVESAKLTTGDEQSIKVTLKDGYKVEGSSKIQASYIGDQGVQLAGTLQTKYQAKQITDGYTVSPSKQNPFVGVLLSLLPFVLIVVVFLFLMNQMQGGGSRVMNFGKSKAKLITKDTPKTTFSDVAGCDEAVEELQEIKEFLQEPAKFQAVGAKIPKGVLLYGRPGTGKTLLARAVAGEAGVPFYSISGSDFVEMFVGVGASRVRDLFEQAKANAPAIVFVDEIDAVGRHRGAGLGGGHDEREQTLNQLLVEMDGFDVKGGVILIAATNRPDILDPALLRPGRFDRQIAVDPPDLMGRLEILKVHQKGKPVAPDVDLSAVARRTPGMTGADLANVLNEAALLTARGDQKLIDNKALDEAIDRVVAGPQKRTRIMSDKEKKITAYHEGGHALVAAASPNADPVHKITILSRGRALGYTMVLPDEDKYSTTRNEMLDQLAYMLGGRAAEELVFHDPTTGAANDIEKATNLARAMVTQYGMTERLGAIKFGGDNSEPFLGREMAHQRDYSEEVAALVDEEVKKLIETAHNEAWEILVENRDVLDNLVLQLLERETLGKEEIAEIFAPIVKRPPRPAWTGSSRRTPSTRPPVLSPKELALTNGANGATASISTAKSTAAGSAPATEQTPEDRSES, encoded by the coding sequence ATGGACGTGAAGCGATACTTCCGTGGGCCGGTCATGTGGATCGTGCTGGCCGTCCTTGCCGTGGTCGTGTTGATGCAGGTCGTCGGCTCGTCCGGCGGCTACAAGACGGTGGACACCGGCCAGGTCGTGGCGGCGATCAACGACAACAAGGTCGAGTCGGCCAAGCTCACCACCGGTGACGAGCAGAGCATCAAGGTCACGCTCAAGGACGGCTACAAGGTCGAGGGCAGCTCGAAGATCCAGGCGAGCTACATCGGCGACCAGGGCGTGCAGCTCGCCGGCACGCTGCAGACCAAGTACCAGGCAAAGCAGATCACGGACGGCTACACGGTCTCGCCGTCCAAGCAGAACCCGTTCGTCGGCGTCCTGCTGTCCCTGCTCCCCTTCGTCCTGATCGTGGTCGTCTTCCTGTTCCTGATGAATCAGATGCAGGGCGGCGGCTCCCGGGTCATGAACTTCGGCAAGTCCAAGGCGAAGCTCATCACCAAGGACACCCCGAAGACCACCTTCTCCGACGTCGCCGGCTGTGACGAGGCCGTCGAGGAGCTCCAGGAGATCAAGGAGTTCCTCCAGGAGCCGGCCAAGTTCCAGGCCGTCGGTGCCAAGATCCCCAAGGGCGTGCTGCTCTACGGCCGCCCGGGTACCGGCAAGACCCTGCTCGCGCGCGCCGTCGCCGGCGAGGCGGGCGTCCCGTTCTACTCGATCTCCGGTTCCGACTTCGTCGAGATGTTCGTCGGTGTCGGTGCCTCCCGTGTGCGCGACCTGTTCGAGCAGGCCAAGGCGAACGCCCCGGCGATCGTCTTCGTGGACGAGATCGACGCGGTCGGCCGTCACCGCGGCGCCGGCCTCGGCGGCGGTCACGACGAGCGCGAGCAGACCCTGAACCAGCTGCTGGTCGAGATGGACGGGTTCGACGTCAAGGGCGGTGTGATCCTGATCGCCGCCACCAACCGTCCGGACATCCTCGACCCGGCCCTGCTGCGCCCCGGCCGCTTCGACCGGCAGATCGCGGTCGACCCGCCGGACCTCATGGGCCGTCTGGAGATCCTCAAGGTCCACCAGAAGGGCAAGCCGGTCGCGCCCGACGTCGACCTGTCCGCCGTGGCCCGCCGCACCCCGGGCATGACCGGCGCCGACCTCGCCAACGTGCTGAACGAGGCCGCGCTGCTCACCGCCCGCGGCGACCAGAAGCTGATCGACAACAAGGCGCTGGACGAGGCGATCGACCGCGTGGTCGCGGGCCCGCAGAAGCGGACCCGGATCATGTCGGACAAGGAGAAGAAGATCACCGCGTACCACGAGGGCGGTCACGCCCTGGTCGCGGCGGCCTCGCCGAACGCCGACCCGGTCCACAAGATCACGATCCTGTCCCGCGGCCGTGCCCTCGGCTACACGATGGTCCTGCCCGACGAGGACAAGTACTCGACCACCCGCAACGAGATGCTCGACCAGCTCGCCTACATGCTGGGCGGCCGGGCGGCCGAGGAACTGGTCTTCCACGACCCGACCACCGGTGCCGCGAACGACATCGAGAAGGCCACCAACCTGGCCCGCGCGATGGTCACGCAGTACGGCATGACCGAGCGTCTCGGCGCGATCAAGTTCGGCGGCGACAACAGCGAGCCGTTCCTCGGCCGGGAGATGGCGCACCAGCGGGACTACTCGGAAGAGGTCGCCGCGCTGGTCGACGAAGAGGTCAAGAAGCTCATCGAGACCGCGCACAACGAGGCCTGGGAGATCCTGGTCGAGAACCGCGACGTGCTCGACAATCTCGTTCTCCAGCTGCTGGAGAGGGAGACTCTGGGCAAGGAGGAGATCGCCGAGATCTTCGCCCCGATCGTCAAGCGCCCGCCGCGGCCCGCCTGGACCGGTTCCTCCCGCCGCACCCCGTCCACCCGCCCGCCGGTGCTCTCCCCGAAGGAGCTGGCACTGACCAACGGCGCGAACGGCGCCACGGCGTCGATCAGCACCGCCAAGTCGACGGCGGCGGGGTCCGCCCCGGCGACGGAGCAGACCCCGGAGGACCGCTCCGAGAGCTGA
- the hpt gene encoding hypoxanthine phosphoribosyltransferase encodes MRVDAKDMGADLQRVLITKEEIDAKLAELAAKIDAEYADKDLLIVGVLKGAVMVMADLARALSTPVTMDWMAVSSYGAGTQSSGVVRILKDLDTDIKGRHVLIVEDIIDSGLTLSWLINNLGSREPASLKVCTLLRKPDAAKVAIDVEWVGFDIPNEFVVGYGLDYAEKYRNLPFVGTLAPHVYGG; translated from the coding sequence ATGCGGGTGGACGCGAAAGACATGGGTGCCGACCTCCAGCGGGTGCTCATCACCAAGGAAGAGATCGACGCGAAGCTGGCCGAGCTGGCCGCGAAGATCGACGCGGAATACGCCGACAAGGACCTGCTCATCGTCGGCGTCCTCAAGGGCGCGGTGATGGTCATGGCGGACCTCGCCCGGGCGCTGTCCACCCCCGTCACCATGGACTGGATGGCCGTGTCCTCCTACGGCGCGGGCACCCAGTCCTCCGGTGTCGTCCGCATCCTCAAGGACCTCGACACCGACATCAAGGGCCGGCACGTCCTGATCGTCGAGGACATTATCGACTCCGGCCTGACCCTGTCCTGGCTGATCAACAACCTCGGCTCCCGCGAGCCCGCCTCGCTGAAGGTGTGCACGCTGCTGCGCAAGCCGGACGCCGCCAAGGTCGCCATCGACGTGGAGTGGGTCGGCTTCGACATCCCGAACGAGTTCGTCGTGGGCTACGGCCTCGACTACGCCGAGAAGTACCGCAACCTGCCGTTCGTCGGTACGCTCGCGCCTCACGTCTACGGCGGCTGA